In the genome of Staphylococcus durrellii, one region contains:
- a CDS encoding MFS transporter produces MLKLSPPIYALLIATFLQKFTEFLVIPFLSIYLVSQYHYSGFTVGTILAVVAITKMIMSFIAAPFLDKYDKKVIIYIGLLICVISFASFPLIHNYIGFIAFSIFSSVGTSLAVPLYKALISILSPEDKKKLVFNLRYYLINLAAAFAPLLSTHWQSIGYANLFYAVALAYSINVLVFVYTFTKYNVDLSHFKQTTSLSFKRSFNIFKNNISFVYLIAGAIFFVFGYNQMTVLLPQYFTHEHGANSASSLYAQLVLVNGITVLTCQYFIYKIGNKVPTKNAVMIGGTFLPIGLFLLGTMTHIVMLVLAMFIFTIGEMFVFTMLDIRIDEISQDGLKGSYYSLAGLQNFGGLVAPLLGGYLLDITQHGFILFGILAIITFISVWMFSLSKKKEIYSA; encoded by the coding sequence ATGCTCAAATTATCGCCACCTATATATGCTTTGCTCATCGCTACTTTTTTGCAAAAGTTTACTGAATTTTTAGTCATTCCGTTTTTGTCTATTTATTTAGTATCACAATATCATTATAGCGGTTTTACGGTAGGTACTATTTTAGCAGTTGTAGCCATTACAAAAATGATTATGAGCTTTATTGCAGCACCATTTTTAGACAAATACGATAAGAAAGTAATTATTTATATTGGCTTATTAATTTGTGTAATTAGCTTTGCTAGTTTTCCTCTTATACATAATTATATTGGTTTTATCGCATTTTCAATTTTTTCAAGTGTAGGTACCTCATTAGCCGTGCCATTATATAAAGCTTTAATCTCTATCTTATCTCCAGAAGATAAGAAGAAATTAGTCTTTAATTTGCGTTATTACTTGATTAACTTAGCAGCTGCTTTTGCGCCGTTATTATCAACACATTGGCAATCTATCGGTTATGCAAATTTGTTCTACGCTGTAGCTCTAGCTTATAGCATTAATGTTTTAGTATTTGTATATACTTTTACTAAATATAATGTTGATTTATCTCATTTTAAACAAACAACTTCATTATCATTTAAGCGCTCCTTTAATATATTTAAAAATAACATAAGTTTTGTATATCTGATTGCAGGCGCTATATTTTTTGTGTTTGGCTACAATCAAATGACTGTTTTATTACCTCAGTATTTTACTCATGAACATGGTGCCAATTCTGCTTCAAGTTTATATGCACAGTTAGTTTTAGTGAACGGTATTACGGTGTTAACTTGCCAGTATTTTATTTATAAAATTGGCAATAAAGTACCTACAAAAAATGCTGTTATGATTGGTGGGACATTTTTACCTATTGGACTATTTCTACTTGGTACGATGACGCATATTGTTATGCTTGTTTTGGCGATGTTTATATTTACCATCGGAGAAATGTTTGTATTTACAATGCTTGATATACGAATAGATGAAATTTCACAAGATGGTTTAAAAGGTTCGTATTACTCTTTAGCAGGCTTGCAAAACTTTGGCGGACTAGTAGCACCTCTGTTAGGCGGTTATTTGCTTGATATTACGCAACATGGTTTTATACTTTTCGGGATTTTAGCTATTATTACATTTATTAGTGTATGGATGTTTAGCTTAAGTAAGAAGAAAGAGATTTATTCTGCATAA
- a CDS encoding lactate/malate family dehydrogenase: MKLGIIGIGKVGSQFLTDIQYMNQFSEITVIDTNENLLKGEVLDHQHMQGLASTNSIDVHVGDYKDLADANLIVITASTPMDASIVDRTSLARNNKIIVKDIMSRIEQVTHDAIIIFITNPVDAMTYVATTTSNYPKHKILGTGTLLESARFRKLIANHYNIDPKSVEAFVMGEHGKHAVPIWSRVRIGGMTIEEFEELYDCEPIDKEAISSIIDKVAFDVLHNKGWTNTAISRATVELVNTIVLNQRAILPVTSMLEGEYNKHNVGLGIPTLISNQGVEKRFDMKLDEIELQRLADAEAYIKEAIAVEEA, from the coding sequence ATGAAATTAGGTATCATTGGCATTGGTAAGGTAGGAAGTCAATTTTTAACAGATATTCAATATATGAATCAATTTTCTGAAATAACGGTTATTGATACCAATGAAAATTTACTTAAAGGCGAGGTGCTAGATCATCAACATATGCAAGGTTTAGCTTCAACAAATAGTATTGATGTACATGTTGGAGATTATAAAGATTTAGCAGATGCTAATCTCATCGTTATAACGGCAAGTACGCCAATGGACGCGTCGATTGTAGATCGTACAAGCTTGGCACGTAATAATAAAATAATTGTGAAAGATATTATGTCACGGATCGAACAAGTTACACATGATGCAATCATTATTTTTATTACTAACCCCGTAGATGCTATGACATATGTCGCAACTACAACTTCAAATTATCCTAAGCATAAAATCCTAGGCACGGGTACACTGTTAGAAAGTGCTCGCTTTAGAAAATTAATTGCTAATCATTATAATATCGATCCTAAAAGCGTGGAAGCTTTCGTAATGGGTGAACATGGTAAGCACGCCGTACCTATATGGAGCCGAGTACGTATTGGCGGTATGACTATCGAAGAGTTTGAAGAACTTTATGATTGTGAACCTATAGATAAAGAAGCGATAAGTAGTATTATCGACAAAGTAGCTTTTGATGTTTTACATAATAAAGGCTGGACAAATACGGCCATTTCACGTGCCACAGTCGAATTAGTTAATACTATTGTGTTAAATCAACGCGCTATTTTACCGGTAACTTCAATGTTAGAAGGTGAATATAATAAGCACAATGTAGGATTAGGTATTCCTACATTAATAAGTAATCAAGGTGTTGAAAAACGTTTTGATATGAAGTTAGACGAGATAGAACTTCAACGTCTTGCAGATGCGGAAGCTTATATTAAAGAAGCAATAGCAGTAGAAGAAGCATAA
- a CDS encoding thiolase family protein encodes MKQPIIVAAKRTAFGKYGGTLKHLEPEQLLLPLFENFKSQYPDIMTEIDDVILGNIVGNGGNIARKSLLEAGLDNSIPGLTIDRQCGSGLEAVIQACRMIQAEAGQVFITGGVESSSRAPWKIKRPQSVYDNELPMFYERASFAPENQDPSMIEAAENVAQQFNITKEEQDKFAYESHQKTIKAYDKQQITQEILPITVKGKSFAIDESVKPSLSYERIRRFKPLLANGSVSVANCCMKNDGAVLLLIMEAELAQTLGFKEGLQFIDSSIKGVDPKLLGIGPVPTVTQLLNKHKIAMQDIDAVELNEAFASQVLASKQQLNITDQQLNRWGGAIASGHPYGASGAALVTRLFYMKKVEKSIATMGIGGGMGNAILFNRWHGK; translated from the coding sequence ATGAAACAACCCATTATAGTAGCAGCTAAAAGGACTGCTTTTGGTAAATATGGTGGAACTTTAAAACATCTTGAACCTGAGCAATTATTATTACCTTTATTTGAAAATTTCAAATCACAATACCCGGATATTATGACAGAAATTGACGATGTTATATTAGGAAATATCGTTGGTAATGGAGGGAATATTGCACGTAAATCGTTATTAGAAGCTGGTTTGGATAATAGTATTCCAGGCCTTACAATAGATCGACAATGTGGCTCAGGTCTAGAAGCTGTTATTCAAGCTTGTCGTATGATTCAGGCAGAAGCGGGGCAAGTGTTCATTACTGGTGGCGTTGAAAGTTCAAGCAGAGCGCCATGGAAAATTAAACGACCTCAATCAGTTTATGATAATGAACTACCTATGTTTTATGAACGCGCTTCATTTGCGCCTGAAAATCAAGACCCTTCAATGATTGAAGCGGCAGAAAATGTAGCACAGCAATTTAATATTACGAAAGAAGAGCAAGATAAATTTGCCTATGAAAGTCATCAAAAAACTATAAAAGCTTATGATAAACAACAAATTACCCAGGAAATATTACCAATAACAGTAAAAGGTAAGTCATTTGCTATAGATGAAAGTGTTAAACCAAGCTTATCATACGAAAGAATACGTCGGTTTAAACCGTTATTAGCTAATGGTAGCGTTAGTGTTGCCAATTGTTGTATGAAGAATGATGGCGCAGTGTTATTACTCATTATGGAGGCAGAATTAGCACAAACATTAGGGTTTAAAGAAGGATTGCAATTTATAGATAGCTCGATTAAAGGGGTAGATCCTAAATTATTAGGCATTGGTCCAGTTCCTACTGTGACTCAATTGTTAAACAAACATAAAATAGCTATGCAAGATATTGATGCCGTAGAATTAAATGAAGCATTTGCATCACAAGTGTTAGCAAGTAAGCAACAACTTAATATTACAGATCAGCAACTCAATCGGTGGGGTGGTGCGATTGCATCAGGGCATCCATATGGTGCAAGTGGTGCAGCACTGGTCACAAGGCTGTTTTATATGAAAAAAGTAGAAAAAAGTATAGCAACTATGGGAATAGGAGGAGGCATGGGTAATGCAATACTCTTCAATAGATGGCATGGAAAATAA
- the vraX gene encoding C1q-binding complement inhibitor VraX, translating into MIIYKQAFENGNPICEIITKTFKTITVKFDENFSNSELYRLLSLLERDVDNMNLSY; encoded by the coding sequence ATGATTATCTACAAACAAGCTTTTGAAAATGGTAACCCTATTTGTGAGATAATTACTAAAACTTTTAAAACAATAACTGTGAAGTTTGATGAAAATTTTAGTAATTCAGAACTGTATAGGTTACTCTCTCTACTAGAAAGAGACGTTGATAACATGAATCTTAGTTATTAA
- a CDS encoding MFS transporter, whose amino-acid sequence MDFDKSNINMVETKKAKKTVFATGIGNAMEWFDFGLYSYLAVIISQNFFSSVENDQLKLIFTFATFAIAFLLRPVGGIIFGIIGDKYGRKVVLTTTIIMMAFSTLLIGLLPTYDQIGVWAPILLLLGRVLQGFSTGGEYAGAMVYVAESSPDKKRNTLGCGLEIGTLSGYIAASVLSGILFFVLSSEQMASWGWRIPFILGLFLGIFGFYLRRKLEESPVFENDIEATPKRDNIHFFTILRYYYKDIIVCFVAVAFFNCTNYMVTSYLPSYLQGVVKLDGTMVSVLITIVMAVMIPLALMFGRIADKIGEKKVFLIGLIGTAVLSIVSFSLFQTNSLIFIIIGIFILGFFLSTYEATMPGSLPTMFYTHIRYRTLAVTFNVSVSIFGGTTPLISSSLVAKTGDPLSPAYYLTAVSIVGIIVVGLLHVSTAGKSLKGSYPNVSSEKEFDYYAEHPKEALWWIKDKHV is encoded by the coding sequence ATGGATTTTGATAAAAGCAATATAAACATGGTTGAAACAAAAAAAGCGAAAAAAACAGTATTCGCGACAGGTATTGGAAATGCCATGGAATGGTTTGATTTTGGTCTTTATTCCTATTTGGCAGTCATCATAAGTCAAAACTTTTTCAGTTCAGTTGAGAATGACCAATTGAAACTAATATTTACTTTTGCTACTTTCGCAATTGCCTTCCTACTTAGACCTGTGGGAGGTATTATCTTCGGTATTATTGGAGATAAATACGGTAGGAAAGTAGTACTAACAACAACAATTATAATGATGGCATTTTCTACATTATTGATTGGTTTGTTGCCTACATATGATCAAATCGGAGTATGGGCACCTATTCTATTATTATTAGGTCGTGTTTTACAAGGTTTTTCAACAGGTGGAGAATATGCAGGAGCAATGGTCTATGTTGCTGAATCTTCCCCAGATAAAAAACGTAATACATTAGGTTGTGGACTTGAAATAGGAACATTATCAGGTTATATCGCAGCCTCAGTGTTAAGTGGTATATTATTTTTTGTGTTAAGTTCTGAGCAAATGGCTAGTTGGGGATGGAGAATTCCATTCATATTAGGTTTATTCTTAGGAATTTTTGGATTCTATTTACGTAGAAAATTAGAAGAATCACCAGTGTTTGAAAATGATATAGAAGCTACACCTAAAAGAGATAATATACATTTCTTCACGATTTTAAGATATTACTATAAAGATATTATTGTTTGTTTCGTAGCAGTTGCATTCTTTAACTGTACCAACTACATGGTAACCTCATACTTACCATCATATTTACAAGGTGTGGTTAAATTAGACGGTACGATGGTATCAGTATTAATTACAATAGTAATGGCTGTTATGATTCCATTAGCACTAATGTTTGGTAGAATAGCAGATAAAATTGGTGAGAAAAAAGTATTCCTAATTGGTTTGATTGGCACAGCTGTATTAAGTATTGTGTCATTCTCATTATTCCAAACTAATTCATTAATCTTTATTATTATTGGTATTTTTATCCTAGGTTTCTTTTTGTCAACATATGAAGCAACAATGCCGGGTTCATTACCAACAATGTTCTATACACATATTCGTTACAGAACATTAGCAGTAACATTTAATGTATCTGTATCTATTTTTGGAGGCACAACACCATTAATTTCTTCTTCATTAGTAGCTAAAACAGGTGATCCATTGTCTCCAGCATACTACTTAACTGCTGTAAGTATCGTAGGTATAATTGTAGTAGGCTTGCTTCATGTAAGTACTGCAGGTAAATCTTTAAAAGGATCTTACCCGAACGTATCTAGTGAAAAAGAATTTGATTATTATGCAGAGCATCCTAAAGAAGCTTTATGGTGGATTAAAGATAAACATGTATAA
- a CDS encoding protein vraC, whose product MQYSSIDGMENKIIKFDKVQVSQYKQLFDLTYYRDEEVPPLYCAKLWGQFELFRQFRQSTIKLVRTTINQVNKLEVGKDYCGQMTMLSCKTFKRYKRYEFLLEINKNNAKCISIKQTFIERIENDTNN is encoded by the coding sequence ATGCAATACTCTTCAATAGATGGCATGGAAAATAAAATAATAAAATTTGATAAAGTGCAAGTATCGCAATACAAACAATTATTTGATTTGACTTATTATCGAGATGAAGAAGTACCACCCTTATATTGTGCAAAGTTATGGGGACAGTTTGAGTTGTTTCGTCAATTTCGACAAAGTACTATTAAATTAGTTAGAACAACTATAAATCAAGTAAATAAGTTGGAAGTTGGGAAAGATTATTGTGGCCAAATGACAATGTTAAGTTGCAAGACCTTTAAGCGATATAAACGCTATGAATTTCTACTTGAAATTAATAAAAATAATGCTAAATGTATTTCTATTAAGCAAACATTTATAGAAAGGATAGAAAATGACACAAATAACTAA
- a CDS encoding hotdog family protein, which yields MTQITKQFVEKYLALVDDQNPIHDCIVPGQLVLEVIFSKLELDWKYYEVKYMSPISINEEITIENCHDGKINVLDEDDVVKTVILNKDN from the coding sequence ATGACACAAATAACTAAGCAGTTCGTCGAGAAATATTTAGCTCTTGTCGATGACCAAAACCCTATACACGACTGTATTGTACCAGGACAATTAGTGCTGGAAGTTATATTTTCAAAGTTAGAATTAGACTGGAAATATTATGAAGTGAAGTACATGAGTCCTATTAGTATTAACGAAGAAATAACTATTGAAAATTGTCATGATGGTAAAATAAATGTTTTAGATGAAGATGATGTGGTAAAAACAGTTATTCTTAATAAAGATAATTAA